One region of Streptomyces sp. CG4 genomic DNA includes:
- a CDS encoding ATP/GTP-binding protein: MDPQLPAGSPLWDGHSPGDGAVYTRICPLAQAAAGAVGLMGPSQTFWSATAPVATVDPAQLAQQALDKMTLLGPDIANPAANGKYLIGMPMWMWVHESTTTYGPNSASASAGGVTVTAVAKVSRIDWKMGDGSAVTCNGPGTAYSASYGKQESPTCGHTYSSTSATQAGGKYTVAAIATWTVNWHVNGGGETGQLTAIRQSQQQVAIGEAQVVR, from the coding sequence ATGGACCCGCAGCTACCGGCCGGAAGCCCACTGTGGGACGGACACAGTCCTGGTGACGGAGCCGTCTACACCCGGATATGCCCCTTGGCGCAGGCTGCTGCCGGCGCCGTGGGTCTCATGGGACCCTCGCAGACGTTCTGGTCCGCTACCGCACCGGTGGCCACGGTTGATCCCGCCCAGCTCGCGCAGCAGGCCCTGGACAAAATGACGCTCCTGGGGCCGGACATCGCCAACCCGGCCGCGAACGGCAAGTACCTCATCGGCATGCCGATGTGGATGTGGGTGCACGAGAGCACCACCACCTACGGGCCGAATTCCGCGAGTGCCTCGGCCGGCGGCGTGACGGTGACCGCGGTCGCCAAGGTCTCACGCATTGACTGGAAGATGGGCGACGGCTCAGCGGTCACGTGCAACGGCCCAGGCACGGCGTACAGCGCTTCGTACGGCAAGCAGGAGTCTCCAACCTGTGGCCATACCTACAGCAGCACCTCAGCCACCCAGGCGGGCGGAAAGTACACCGTAGCCGCCATAGCCACGTGGACGGTGAACTGGCACGTGAACGGTGGCGGCGAGACAGGCCAACTGACGGCGATCAGACAGTCGCAGCAACAGGTAGCGATCGGCGAGGCACAGGTCGTCAGGTAG
- a CDS encoding SAF domain-containing protein → MIALSLALIAAGGAGVAVLLVQVGNRTDVVTVVRDVQVGQVLTENDLGKASVALDPTVKAVRGTDLKSVVGKRAAVELKPGSLLATSQVTKDSLVKAGEQLVPIGLKPEQVPATTLMPGQKVELVHVPAQGATDNTGKTSSATPETIDGRVVKASDAAPGTGIVVVDVATSSADGPTAAAWVSAGTLRLVLAAPDGN, encoded by the coding sequence GTGATCGCGCTGTCGCTGGCGCTGATCGCCGCTGGAGGGGCTGGCGTTGCCGTCCTGCTGGTCCAGGTCGGCAACCGCACTGATGTGGTGACCGTTGTCCGTGACGTCCAGGTGGGCCAGGTCCTCACCGAGAACGACCTGGGCAAGGCTTCCGTCGCCCTGGACCCTACGGTCAAGGCCGTGCGCGGCACAGATCTGAAGTCGGTGGTGGGCAAGCGTGCCGCTGTGGAGCTCAAGCCGGGTTCTCTCCTGGCTACGTCTCAGGTGACGAAGGACTCGTTGGTGAAGGCTGGGGAGCAATTGGTGCCGATCGGGCTCAAGCCCGAACAGGTACCGGCCACCACGCTGATGCCGGGTCAGAAGGTGGAGCTGGTCCACGTGCCCGCGCAGGGCGCCACAGACAACACCGGCAAGACGTCCAGTGCCACGCCCGAGACTATCGACGGACGGGTGGTGAAGGCGTCCGATGCCGCCCCTGGCACGGGGATCGTCGTCGTCGACGTCGCCACCTCCAGCGCGGACGGGCCGACGGCCGCCGCGTGGGTGTCGGCGGGCACGCTGCGCCTGGTCCTCGCCGCCCCGGACGGCAACTGA
- a CDS encoding CpaF family protein translates to MRARPLHPDPSVPPPPRQPSQPHSARPATSSTQVLGTQVPQVMVDYKVARHIAAQVAKQREELLKTSPDMDRASEEQRCLDWINEAVALWSDANAMTPHEDEVLRRAVYDLLFRAGRLQPYLDDERVEDIIIQGPDEVWLDYGDGERRMVGAIADSEEELLELLRELARDSGHNERTISTANPTLALSLKDGSRLQAITGLGPKTYAVIRRHRVSHAGLDDLVRLGTIDPILREFLGACVRAEKNIMIAGKQKAGKTTLLRAMLKEFDPEVRFATVQTENELFCHANGYHRQVVSLLSRESNGEKDVTGRSAGEVTLLDLMHPALRMSLERIVVGEVRGPEVVAMMQALTNGSGGNLCTIHARRPDIVFDRIAELYALAQANLSEQLAYRQTANGLDMIVYVDMTDETQIGGRRHRYVSHVLELTGIGESGRPATNTIFSPGTEWGELRAVPRMDPGCIDDLRRVGFESSLLQQTYEAWSAPLPLKVGVSR, encoded by the coding sequence ATGCGCGCCAGGCCTCTGCACCCCGATCCCAGCGTGCCCCCGCCGCCCCGCCAGCCCTCGCAGCCCCACTCGGCGCGTCCCGCCACCTCCAGCACCCAGGTCCTCGGCACTCAGGTCCCGCAGGTGATGGTCGACTACAAAGTGGCCCGGCACATCGCGGCCCAGGTCGCCAAGCAGCGCGAGGAGTTGCTGAAGACTTCCCCGGACATGGACCGGGCCAGCGAGGAACAGCGCTGCCTGGACTGGATCAACGAGGCGGTCGCGCTGTGGTCGGACGCGAACGCGATGACGCCGCACGAGGACGAAGTCCTGCGGCGTGCCGTCTACGACCTGCTGTTCCGGGCCGGCCGCCTACAGCCGTACCTGGACGATGAACGGGTCGAGGACATCATCATCCAGGGCCCCGACGAGGTGTGGCTCGACTACGGCGACGGCGAACGCCGCATGGTCGGGGCGATCGCGGACTCCGAGGAGGAACTCCTCGAACTGCTGCGGGAGTTGGCCCGCGACTCCGGGCACAACGAGCGGACCATCTCCACCGCGAACCCCACTTTGGCCCTGTCCTTGAAGGATGGTTCCCGTCTGCAGGCGATCACCGGGCTCGGGCCGAAGACCTATGCCGTGATCCGCCGGCACCGGGTCTCCCACGCCGGACTCGACGACCTCGTCCGGCTCGGCACGATCGACCCGATCCTGCGCGAGTTCCTCGGCGCCTGCGTCCGCGCCGAGAAGAACATCATGATCGCGGGAAAGCAGAAAGCAGGAAAGACCACACTGCTGCGGGCGATGCTCAAGGAGTTCGACCCCGAGGTCCGCTTCGCCACCGTCCAGACCGAGAACGAATTGTTCTGTCATGCCAACGGCTACCACCGACAGGTGGTCTCCCTGCTGAGCCGTGAGTCCAACGGGGAGAAGGACGTCACTGGCCGTAGCGCCGGTGAGGTCACGCTCTTGGACCTGATGCACCCGGCGCTGCGGATGTCGCTGGAGCGGATCGTGGTCGGCGAGGTCCGCGGCCCGGAAGTCGTCGCCATGATGCAGGCGCTGACGAACGGGTCGGGTGGCAACCTGTGTACGATCCACGCGCGGCGTCCGGACATCGTCTTCGACCGGATCGCCGAGCTGTACGCGCTCGCCCAGGCCAACCTCTCCGAGCAACTCGCCTACCGGCAGACCGCCAACGGCCTCGACATGATCGTGTACGTCGACATGACGGACGAGACGCAGATCGGCGGCCGCCGCCACCGCTACGTCTCCCACGTCCTGGAGCTCACCGGGATCGGCGAGAGCGGCCGCCCGGCCACCAACACCATCTTCTCCCCCGGCACCGAATGGGGAGAACTGCGGGCGGTACCGCGGATGGACCCGGGCTGCATCGACGATCTGCGCCGGGTCGGCTTCGAGTCGTCTCTGCTGCAGCAGACGTACGAGGCGTGGTCGGCGCCGCTGCCGTTGAAGGTGGGGGTGAGCCGATGA
- a CDS encoding type II secretion system F family protein, with protein sequence MTLLFGLLCGMAVVGGLIGVVTGAVGTTAPRRAPLWRRWQALRSGGELGEEARLRRRALTIAAVVVFVVVWLVSGNFVGGALLGTAVVGVPWLINPALIAQERIGQLEALSEWTQRLAGLLRLGMGLEQAMITSRKGAPDELAEQIVNLSDRLRLGWRPETALRTFADELNDVTADKVVAALILSVNDRGPGLAQALEDLAGTVRDEVARKRSIEADRAKPRTTVRWMTIITVGVVVAGFFVPSYTRPYSTLLGQLVLALLTVGFVGVLALMRQLGLFRRIPRFLIADPVSTVRLPAPVADAAPLPAARETEGVPS encoded by the coding sequence ATGACGCTGCTGTTTGGGCTGTTGTGCGGCATGGCCGTGGTCGGCGGGCTGATCGGTGTCGTGACAGGTGCCGTGGGCACCACGGCACCGCGTAGGGCTCCGCTGTGGCGTAGGTGGCAGGCCCTGCGCAGCGGAGGCGAGCTGGGTGAAGAGGCCCGGCTGCGCCGGCGGGCCCTCACGATCGCGGCGGTCGTGGTGTTCGTCGTCGTCTGGCTGGTCTCCGGGAACTTCGTGGGCGGGGCGCTGCTCGGTACGGCCGTGGTCGGTGTGCCCTGGCTGATCAATCCGGCGCTGATCGCTCAGGAGCGCATCGGCCAGCTGGAGGCCCTGAGCGAGTGGACGCAGCGTCTGGCCGGCCTGCTCCGCCTCGGCATGGGCCTGGAACAGGCGATGATCACCAGCCGTAAAGGTGCGCCCGATGAACTCGCCGAGCAGATCGTGAACCTGTCCGACCGGCTGCGTCTGGGCTGGCGGCCAGAGACAGCGCTGAGGACGTTCGCCGACGAACTGAACGACGTCACCGCCGACAAGGTGGTCGCGGCGCTCATCTTGTCGGTCAACGACCGTGGCCCGGGCCTGGCTCAGGCACTGGAGGACCTCGCGGGCACCGTGCGCGATGAGGTCGCGCGGAAGCGGTCCATCGAGGCGGACCGTGCGAAGCCGCGCACCACGGTGCGGTGGATGACCATCATCACCGTGGGCGTGGTGGTCGCCGGGTTCTTCGTGCCGTCCTACACCAGGCCGTACTCGACCTTGCTCGGCCAGCTTGTGCTGGCCCTGCTGACGGTGGGATTCGTCGGCGTGCTCGCCCTGATGCGGCAGTTGGGCTTGTTCCGCCGCATCCCGCGGTTCCTGATCGCCGACCCGGTCAGCACCGTCCGGCTCCCCGCACCCGTAGCGGACGCCGCCCCTCTTCCTGCGGCGCGGGAGACGGAAGGAGTCCCCTCGTGA